From the genome of Lutzomyia longipalpis isolate SR_M1_2022 chromosome 2, ASM2433408v1, one region includes:
- the LOC129790565 gene encoding uncharacterized protein LOC129790565 isoform X2 yields MKDGELIEKYSNFIGRHHVKDENSYVLTESDIEDGENVIQATLGVSQAQPWHEGKYQCNTLHPNYHYLRVVVNSGGGGGGMGGKWEDLHRHRQREKHGKARTTSTTTMAAEIDVVASQLTSSRPATTTQELDTEDGTTSETSNDDVDSQIDAGTSTTGNGMDAEDADEREEEKVVVEADDGEDGAEEEADLEEIVERVNNGDDGVDDDLVVDIEDDGGNGRKIEMENVHVNELGEDIWGVSTAVSETTHRNLIPIAILDVVEEVIEKLSMTSSTARAITHGSESDVRGYSGKVMTMTTTRVDSNRVENTSGKKAQWGSTRGMEPTVVGIIAEKDKQLEKIVKSKGERLIIIKRTSYTQGGLIFRQGKKINFFSKNCGSKKKRILPIKR; encoded by the coding sequence ATGGTGAGAATGTAATTCAGGCAACATTGGGGGTGAGTCAGGCACAACCATGGCACGAAGGGAAGTACCAGTGCAATACACTTCATCCGAATTATCACTATTTGCGAGTCGTGGTGAATagtggtggtggtggcggTGGTATGGGTGGAAAGTGGGAGGATTTGCATAGACATCGTCAGCGGGAGAAGCATGGGAAGGCAAGGACAACGTCGACGACGACGATGGCCGCCGAGATTGATGTCGTGGCGTCGCAATTGACGTCGTCGAGGCCGGCAACGACGACACAAGAGCTGGACACTGAGGATGGTACCACCAGTGAAACTAGTAATGATGATGTCGACAGTCAAATTGACGCCGGCACGAGTACGACTGGGAATGGGATGGATGCCGAAGATGCGGATGAACGTGAAGAGGAGAAAGTAGTGGTGGAGGCGGATGATGGTGAAGATGGTGCAGAAGAGGAGGCCGATTTGGAGGAGATTGTGGAGAGAGTGAATAATGGCGACGACGGAGTAGACGATGATTTAGTGGTTGATATTGAGGATGATGGGGGAAATGggaggaaaattgagatggaaaATGTTCATGTCAATGAATTAGGTGAGGATATATGGGGGGTATCTACTGCTGTGAGTGAGACAACACACCGCAATCTCATACCCATTGCGATACTCGATGTGGTTGAGGAAGTTATTGAGAAATTATCGATGACATCATCCACGGCTCGTGCCATCACTCACGGAAGTGAGAGTGATGTCAGAGGATACAGCGGGAAGGTGATGACGATGACGACGACAAGAGTGGATTCAAATCGTGTGGAAAATACTTCTGGGAAGAAGGCACAATGGGGCAGCACACGTGGGATGGAGCCCACTGTGGTGGGCATCATTGCTGAAAAAGATAAACAACTGGAGAAAATTGTCAAGAGCAAGGGTGAGAGATTAATCATCATCAAAAGAACATCTTACACACAGGGTGGTCTTATTTTTcgtcaaggaaaaaaaatcaattttttctctaaaaattgtgggtcaaaaaaaaagagaattcttcCCATAAAGCgttaa
- the LOC129790565 gene encoding uncharacterized protein LOC129790565 isoform X1 — translation MKDGELIEKYSNFIGRHHVKDENSYVLTESDIEEDGENVIQATLGVSQAQPWHEGKYQCNTLHPNYHYLRVVVNSGGGGGGMGGKWEDLHRHRQREKHGKARTTSTTTMAAEIDVVASQLTSSRPATTTQELDTEDGTTSETSNDDVDSQIDAGTSTTGNGMDAEDADEREEEKVVVEADDGEDGAEEEADLEEIVERVNNGDDGVDDDLVVDIEDDGGNGRKIEMENVHVNELGEDIWGVSTAVSETTHRNLIPIAILDVVEEVIEKLSMTSSTARAITHGSESDVRGYSGKVMTMTTTRVDSNRVENTSGKKAQWGSTRGMEPTVVGIIAEKDKQLEKIVKSKGERLIIIKRTSYTQGGLIFRQGKKINFFSKNCGSKKKRILPIKR, via the coding sequence AAGATGGTGAGAATGTAATTCAGGCAACATTGGGGGTGAGTCAGGCACAACCATGGCACGAAGGGAAGTACCAGTGCAATACACTTCATCCGAATTATCACTATTTGCGAGTCGTGGTGAATagtggtggtggtggcggTGGTATGGGTGGAAAGTGGGAGGATTTGCATAGACATCGTCAGCGGGAGAAGCATGGGAAGGCAAGGACAACGTCGACGACGACGATGGCCGCCGAGATTGATGTCGTGGCGTCGCAATTGACGTCGTCGAGGCCGGCAACGACGACACAAGAGCTGGACACTGAGGATGGTACCACCAGTGAAACTAGTAATGATGATGTCGACAGTCAAATTGACGCCGGCACGAGTACGACTGGGAATGGGATGGATGCCGAAGATGCGGATGAACGTGAAGAGGAGAAAGTAGTGGTGGAGGCGGATGATGGTGAAGATGGTGCAGAAGAGGAGGCCGATTTGGAGGAGATTGTGGAGAGAGTGAATAATGGCGACGACGGAGTAGACGATGATTTAGTGGTTGATATTGAGGATGATGGGGGAAATGggaggaaaattgagatggaaaATGTTCATGTCAATGAATTAGGTGAGGATATATGGGGGGTATCTACTGCTGTGAGTGAGACAACACACCGCAATCTCATACCCATTGCGATACTCGATGTGGTTGAGGAAGTTATTGAGAAATTATCGATGACATCATCCACGGCTCGTGCCATCACTCACGGAAGTGAGAGTGATGTCAGAGGATACAGCGGGAAGGTGATGACGATGACGACGACAAGAGTGGATTCAAATCGTGTGGAAAATACTTCTGGGAAGAAGGCACAATGGGGCAGCACACGTGGGATGGAGCCCACTGTGGTGGGCATCATTGCTGAAAAAGATAAACAACTGGAGAAAATTGTCAAGAGCAAGGGTGAGAGATTAATCATCATCAAAAGAACATCTTACACACAGGGTGGTCTTATTTTTcgtcaaggaaaaaaaatcaattttttctctaaaaattgtgggtcaaaaaaaaagagaattcttcCCATAAAGCgttaa